From Acropora muricata isolate sample 2 chromosome 14, ASM3666990v1, whole genome shotgun sequence, one genomic window encodes:
- the LOC136899303 gene encoding uncharacterized protein translates to MAISCWSPCYSKKTALFWQPPADAKGVTMLVIKVLLVFILYDFKVTEANCQARCEKASGRTTDTGLTNRALVGHSFKNFTVNKPFDCFVKCFHERCRCQAYQMKDGRKCELLDDDKFSVPYDLMEVQGYVYFDFNREYHKAFINACGTKPCSNQCCQENPCFNGGTCTELCAHANRKFNCTCAIGYFGKFCEKKSPTSCKQLQLQAKKPRQSAVYTLYDPTSKSFYQTFCDFTSENGSVWTLLDSFSLANKIYYNAEPLSQDYPLNQNSFKWNKFRLSLPIMNSTLSHSTHFRATCNFNTDGLVTRDYLRGKTTDFNILLLKKDSCEKMEYINIRGYDCYNCTAKMTQKTSWHIHCDSFYMDPCQFTSARNDAVEFPGGEDNFGFYDTINHSHRCTSNDNATTQWWFGEQ, encoded by the exons ATGGCGATCTCATGTTGGAGTCCGTGTTACAGCAAAAAAACTGCACTTTTCTGGCAACCTCCAGCAGATGCAAAAGGAGTCACAATGCTTGTTATCAAAGTCCTATTGGTGTTCATTCTGTACGATTTCAAGGTAACAGAGGCAAACTGTCAGGCAAGATGCGAGAAGGCCTCAGGAAGAACCACCGATACAGGGTTGACAAACCGTGCATTGgtgggacacagcttcaagaacttcaCAGTCAACAAACCGTTTGACTGTTTTGTGAAATGCTTCCATGAGAGATGCAGATGCcaagcctaccaaatgaaggATGGACGCAAATGTGAATTGCTGGATGACGACAAATTCTCGGTCCCCTATGACCTCATGGAAGTACAAGGCTACGTGTACTTTGATTTCAATAGGGAATACCATAAAGCG ttcaTCAACGCATGCGGAACTAAACCCTGCAGTAACCAGTGCTGTCAGGAGAATCCCTGCTTCAACGGAGGAACATGCACCGAACTATGCGCCCACGCCAACCGCAAGTTCaactgcacatgcgcaattggATATTTTGGAAAATTCTGTGAGAAGAAAAGTCCTACATCTTGCAAACAACTACAACTCCAGGCAAAGAAACCAAGACAGTCTGCTGTATACACCCTGTATGATCCAACAAGCAAGTCTTTCTACCAAACTTTCTGTGATTTCACTTCTGAAAATGGATCAGTTTGGACTCTACTCGATTCCTTCAGCTTAGCCAACAAAATCTATTACAATGCAGAGCCTTTATCCCAGGATTACCCATTGAACCAGAACTCTTTCAAGTGGAACAAGTTTCGCTTGTCACTACCGATAATGAATTCAACGCTGAGCCATTCTACGCACTTCCGAGCAACTTGCAACTTCAACACTGATGGACTGGTAACAAGGGATTACTTAAGAGGCAAGACAACTGATTTCAACATCCTGTTGCTAAAAAAGGATTCATGCGAAAAAATGgaatatatcaatatcagaggCTATGACTGTTATAACTGCACGGCCAAGATGACTCAGAAAACCAGTTGGCACATTCACTGCGATTCATTCTATATGGATCCTTGTCAGTTCACTAGTGCTCGTAATGACGCTGTTGAGTTTCCAGGTGGGGAAGATAACTTTGGATTTTACGACACAATCAACCATTCACACAGATGCACGTCCAATGATAATGCCACAACGCAGTGGTGGTTTGGAGAACAGTAA
- the LOC136898883 gene encoding uncharacterized protein, protein MAISCWSPCYSKKMALFWQPPADAKGVTMLVIKVLLVFILYDFKVAEANCQARCEKASGRTTDTGLTNRALVGHSFKNFTVNKPFDCFVKCFHERCRCQAYQMKDGRNCELLDDDKFSVPYDLMEVQGYVYFDFNREYDKATINACVSQPCSNQCCQENPCFNGGTCTELCAHANRKFNCTCEIGYFGKFCEKKSPTSCKQLQLQAKKPRQSAVYTLYDPTSKSFYQTFCDFTSENGLVWTLLDSFSLANKIYYKNQPLSQDYPLNQNSFKWNKFRLSLPIMNSTLSHSTHFRATCNFNTDGLVTRDYLIGKTTELNILLLIKKDSCTKLEYINTRGYHCSNCTAKMIQRSRWHLHFDAYYVDPCQFTSAQKTAVPPPGGEDNFGFYGTINRSHRCTSNDSATTQWWFGEQ, encoded by the exons ATGGCGATCTCATGTTGGAGTCCGTGTTACAGCAAAAAAATGGCACTTTTCTGGCAACCACCGGCAGATGCAAAAGGAGTCACAATGCTTGTTATCAAAGTCCTATTGGTGTTCATTCTGTACGATTTCAAGGTAGCAGAGGCAAACTGTCAGGCAAGATGCGAGAAGGCCTCTGGACGAACCACCGATACAGGGTTGACAAACCGTGCATTAgtgggacacagcttcaagaacttcaCAGTCAACAAACCGTTTGACTGTTTTGTGAAATGCTTTCATGAGAGATGCAGATGCcaagcctaccaaatgaaggATGGACGCAATTGTGAATTGCTGGATGATGACAAGTTCTCGGTCCCCTATGACCTCATGGAAGTACAAGGCTACGTGTACTTTGATTTCAATAGGGAATACGATAAAGCG ACGATCAACGCATGCGTAAGTCAACCCTGCAGTAACCAGTGCTGTCAGGAGAATCCCTGCTTCAACGGAGGAACATGCACCGAACTATGCGCCCACGCCAACCGCAAGTTCAACTGCACATGTGAGATTGGATATTTTGGAAAATTCTGTGAGAAGAAAAGTCCTACATCTTGCAAACAACTACAACTCCAGGCAAAGAAACCAAGACAGTCTGCTGTATACACCCTGTATGATCCAACAAGCAAGTCTTTCTACCAAACTTTCTGTGATTTCACTTCTGAAAATGGATTAGTTTGGACTCTACTCGATTCTTTCAGCTTAGCCAACAAAATCTATTACAAAAACCAGCCTTTATCCCAGGATTATCCATTGAACCAGAACTCTTTCAAGTGGAACAAGTTTCGCTTGTCACTGCCGATAATGAATTCAACGCTGAGCCATTCTACGCACTTCCGAGCAACTTGCAACTTCAACACTGATGGACTGGTAACAAGGGATTACTTAATAGGCAAGACAACCGAACTCAACATCCTGTTGTTAATAAAAAAGGATTCATGCACAAAACTGGAATACATCAATACCAGAGGCTATCACTGCTCTAACTGCACGGCCAAGATGATTCAGAGAAGCAGGTGGCACCTTCACTTCGATGCATACTACGTGGATCCTTGTCAGTTCACTAGTGCTCAAAAAACCGCTGTTCCGCCTCCAGGTGGAGAAGATAACTTTGGATTTTACGGCACAATCAACCGTTCACACAGATGCACGTCCAATGATAGTGCCACAACACAGTGGTGGTTTGGAGAACAGTAA
- the LOC136899304 gene encoding uncharacterized protein has product MAISCWSPCYSKKIAFFWLPPAQAKGVTMLVIKVLLMFILYDFKVTEANCQARCEKAPGRTTDTGLTNRALVGHSFKNFTVNKPFDCFVKCFHETCRCQAYQMKDGHKCELLDDDKFSVPYDLMEVQGYVYFEFNREYYKATINACESKPCSNQCCQENPCFNGGTCTELCAHANHKFNCTCVIGYFGKFCEKKSPTSCKQLQLEPKKPRQSAVYIMYDPTSKSFYQTFCDFTSENGFVWTLLESFRLADKNEFQQFDKDQPVNQNSFTWNKFRLSLPIMNSTLSHSTHFRATCNFSTDGLVTTDYLRAKTTDLNILLLNSQLCVKMEYINIRGYDCHNCTAKMTQTSKWPLHIDSYHGTECQFKSARNGSVVSPAGEDNFGFYETTNPLHRCTSGNNATTQWWFGEK; this is encoded by the exons ATGGCGATCTCATGTTGGAGCCCGTGTTACAGCAAAAAAATCGCATTTTTTTGGCTACCTCCAGCACAAGCAAAAGGAGTCACAATGCTTGTTATCAAAGTCCTATTGATGTTCATTCTGTACGATTTTAAGGTAACAGAGGCAAACTGTCAGGCAAGATGCGAAAAGGCCCCTGGACGAACCACCGACACAGGGTTGACAAACCGTGCATTGgtgggacacagcttcaagaacttcaCAGTCAACAAACCGTTTGACTGTTTTGTGAAATGCTTCCATGAGACATGCAGATGCcaagcctaccaaatgaaggATGGACACAAATGTGAATTGCTGGATGACGACAAATTCTCGGTCCCCTATGACCTCATGGAAGTACAAGGCTACGTGTACTTTGAATTCAATAGGGAATACTATAAAGCG ACCATCAACGCATGCGAAAGTAAACCCTGCAGTAACCAGTGCTGTCAGGAGAATCCCTGCTTCAACGGAGGAACATGCACCGAACTATGCGCCCACGCCAACCACAAGTTCAACTGCACATGCGTGATAGGATATTTTGGAAAGTTCTGTGAGAAGAAAAGTCCGACATCTTGCAAACAACTACAACTCGAACCAAAGAAACCAAGACAGTCTGCTGTATACATCATGTATGATCCAACAAGCAAGTCCTTCTACCAAACCTTCTGTGATTTCACTTCTGAAAAtggattcgtttggactctGCTTGAGTCATTTCGTTTAGCCGATAAAAACGAGTTCCAGCAGTTTGACAAGGATCAACCAGTGAACCAGAACTCCTTTACGTGGAACAAGTTTCGCCTGTCACTGCCGATAATGAATTCAACGCTGAGTCATTCTACGCACTTCCGAGCAACTTGCAACTTCAGCACTGATGGACTCGTAACCACGGATTACCTGAGAGCCAAGACGACCGATCTCAACATCCTGCTGCTAAACAGCCAACTATGCGTAAAAATGGAATATATCAATATTAGAGGCTATGACTGTCACAACTGCACGGCCAAGATGACTCAAACAAGCAAGTGGCCCCTTCACATCGATTCATACCATGGGACAGAATGTCAGTTCAAAAGTGCTCGTAACGGTTCCGTTGTGTCACCAGCTGGAGAAGATAACTTTGGATTTTACGAGACAACCAACCCTTTACACAGATGCACGTCGGGCAATAACGCTACAACGCAGTGGTGGTTTGGAGAAAAGTAA
- the LOC136899106 gene encoding uncharacterized protein, with product MLVIKVVLVFILYDLKVTEAKCQARCEKASGRTTDTGLTNRALVGHSFKNFTVNKPFDCFVKCFHERCRCQAYQMKDGRKCELLDDDKFSVPYDLMEVQGYVYFEFNREYHKATINACVSQPCSNQCCRENPCFNGGTCTELCAHANRKFNCTCAIGSFGKLCEKKSPTSCKQLQIEAKKPRQSAVYTLYDPTSKSFYQTFCDFTSENGFVWTLLESFSLANNNHFKAQPFYKDYPVNQNSFKWDKFRLSLPIMNSTLSHSTHFRATCNFNTDGLVTTDYLRANTTGLNILKPEGTPCVKMEYINIRGYDCYNCTALMAQKINWHLHVDPYYGAKSCQFTSAGNGSIASRAGEDNFGFYYEINPLHRCSSANNSTTQWWFGEQ from the exons ATGCTTGTTATCAAAGTCGTATTGGTGTTCATTCTCTATGATTTAAAGGTAACAGAGGCAAAATGTCAGGCAAGATGCGAGAAGGCTTCTGGACGAACTACCGATACAGGGTTGACAAACCGTGCATTAgtgggacacagcttcaagaactttACAGTCAACAAACCGTTTGACTGTTTTGTGAAATGCTTCCATGAGAGATGCAGATGCcaagcctaccaaatgaaggATGGACGCAAATGTGAATTGCTGGATGATGACAAGTTCTCGGTCCCCTATGACCTCATGGAAGTACAAGGCTACGTGTACTTTGAATTCAACAGGGAATACCATAAAGCG ACGATCAACGCATGCGTAAGTCAACCCTGCAGTAACCAGTGCTGTCGGGAGAATCCTTGCTTCAACGGAGGAACATGCACCGAACTATGCGCCCACGCCAACCGCAAGTTCAACTGCACATGCGCCATTGGATCTTTTGGAAAACTCTGTGAGAAAAAAAGTCCTACCTCTTGCAAACAACTGCAAATCGAGGCAAAGAAACCAAGACAGTCTGCTGTATACACCCTGTATGATCCAACAAGCAAGTCTTTCTACCAAACCTTCTGTGATTTCACTTCTGAAAAtggattcgtttggactctGCTCGAGTCCTTCAGCTTAGCCAACAACAACCATTTCAAGGCGCAGCCATTCTACAAAGATTACCCAGTGAACCAGAACTCTTTCAAGTGGGACAAGTTTCGCTTGTCACTGCCGATAATGAATTCAACGCTGAGCCATTCTACGCACTTCCGAGCAACTTGCAACTTCAACACTGATGGACTGGTCACTACGGATTACTTAAGAGCCAACACAACTGGTCTCAACATCCTGAAACCGGAAGGCACACCATGTGTAAAAATGgaatatatcaatatcagaggCTATGACTGTTATAACTGCACGGCCCTGATGGCTCAAAAAATCAATTGGCACCTTCACGTCGATCCATACTACGGGGCGAAATCTTGTCAGTTTACGAGTGCTGGGAACGGCTCCATTGCGTCACGAGCTGGAGAAGATAACTTTGGATTTTACTATGAAATCAACCCTTTACACAGATGCTCGTCGGCCAATAATTCCACAACGCAGTGGTGGTTTGGAGAACAGTAA